In a single window of the Candidatus Celerinatantimonas neptuna genome:
- the glcR gene encoding HTH-type transcriptional repressor GlcR, translating into MLQQARLHRIQALLSTLKQVSTEQIMKELAVSRETVRRDIIELEAKHLVKRVHGGIVSLDFPYQEPPLQVRQSARAKEKQAIARRCIQLLRSGQTLFIDSGSTTAKLAEELRSMSGLTIITNSLQVAFNLNQEDEQVSLKNEIILLGGSIQANAKETRGEATINAIDRYRADIALLSPVGINEEGASSYHSWESAIAEAMIRQSRQHIMLADHSKIGLVSRFVYAKPEQMNSIITDHQAARHESLSMLEKTGTEIILA; encoded by the coding sequence ATGCTTCAACAAGCTCGCTTACACCGAATTCAGGCCCTTTTGAGTACACTCAAACAGGTTAGTACCGAACAAATCATGAAAGAGCTGGCCGTTTCCAGAGAAACTGTTCGCCGCGATATCATCGAACTCGAAGCAAAGCATCTGGTCAAAAGAGTTCACGGCGGAATTGTCTCACTTGATTTTCCATATCAGGAACCGCCGTTACAGGTCAGACAATCCGCCCGGGCTAAGGAGAAACAAGCCATTGCCAGACGCTGTATTCAATTACTTCGGTCAGGCCAGACTTTATTTATAGATTCAGGCAGCACGACGGCAAAACTTGCCGAAGAATTACGAAGCATGTCTGGGTTAACTATTATTACGAACAGCTTGCAGGTTGCATTCAACTTAAATCAAGAAGATGAACAGGTTTCATTAAAAAATGAAATTATCTTACTCGGCGGCTCCATTCAGGCCAATGCCAAAGAAACCCGGGGAGAAGCAACCATCAACGCAATTGATCGTTATCGGGCCGATATTGCACTACTCTCCCCCGTTGGAATCAATGAAGAGGGAGCAAGCAGTTACCATAGTTGGGAAAGTGCGATAGCAGAAGCCATGATCCGACAATCCAGACAGCATATTATGCTAGCCGATCATAGTAAAATAGGGCTAGTCAGCCGGTTTGTCTATGCAAAACCAGAACAGATGAATAGCATTATTACCGATCATCAGGCCGCTCGTCATGAATCATTGTCCATGCTTGAAAAAACAGGAACCGAGATCATTCTCGCGTGA
- the pdxY gene encoding Pyridoxal kinase PdxY encodes MKFDVMSRHLLSIQSHVAYGHVGNSAAVFPLQRQGFEVTAIHTVQFSNHTGYGAYEGDVFSPEHLLRVLNGLEDRGVFDKVEALLTGYLGDQHTGEVALDALQRIRRRHPHAFYCCDPVMGDVDRGFYVRDGVPEWFRDHAIEHADIITPNQFELSFLANCSIQTTDDAMKAAAFVRSKGPKQVLLTSLNVTELPDDQIGLLLDNQEGSWLVVTPKFDFPIELNGAGDVTCALFFSQLLKGSSSEQALRFVAASIYALFKQTYQSHERELQLIAAQKEMFNPSCKFHVKRLR; translated from the coding sequence ATGAAGTTTGATGTTATGTCTCGCCATTTATTATCGATCCAAAGTCATGTGGCTTACGGTCACGTTGGAAATAGTGCTGCAGTATTTCCATTGCAGCGTCAGGGATTTGAAGTGACTGCAATTCATACAGTCCAGTTTTCAAATCATACGGGGTATGGTGCGTATGAAGGAGATGTTTTCTCGCCAGAACATTTACTTCGCGTTTTAAACGGGCTTGAAGATCGAGGTGTGTTTGATAAGGTCGAAGCGTTGTTGACCGGATATCTTGGTGATCAACATACCGGGGAAGTTGCTTTAGATGCTTTACAGCGAATTCGTCGTCGTCACCCCCATGCTTTTTATTGTTGTGATCCGGTGATGGGAGATGTCGATCGGGGATTTTATGTTCGAGACGGTGTTCCTGAGTGGTTTAGGGATCATGCAATTGAACATGCAGATATTATTACTCCCAATCAATTTGAACTCAGTTTTTTAGCTAATTGCTCGATCCAGACTACGGATGATGCGATGAAGGCCGCCGCTTTTGTACGGAGTAAAGGACCTAAGCAGGTCTTGTTAACATCCCTGAATGTGACCGAGCTGCCCGATGATCAAATCGGTTTGTTATTGGATAATCAAGAAGGGAGCTGGTTAGTTGTCACGCCTAAGTTTGACTTTCCTATTGAACTTAATGGCGCGGGGGATGTGACTTGTGCTTTGTTTTTTTCTCAGCTATTAAAAGGTAGTTCTTCTGAACAGGCATTGCGATTTGTCGCAGCATCGATTTATGCCTTATTTAAACAGACCTATCAATCTCATGAACGAGAGCTTCAGCTTATAGCTGCCCAGAAAGAGATGTTTAATCCATCCTGTAAGTTTCACGTGAAACGGTTGCGCTAA
- a CDS encoding hypothetical protein (UPF0126 inner membrane protein YadS), whose translation MLITCLDYFGTAVFAVSGVLVAGRRRMDPFGALVLATCTAIGGGTIRDMVLGLTPVFWVHQVSYLWVILGASVITIIGLWQFPKPSWWLLPVADAIGMATFVAIGAVKSRQVGAPLSVCVVMGVLTACGGGLLRDVLANRVPLVLRQEIYATACLAGGLCWVLGVILGAPFWVSTILCIIPALLIRLIAIRFHLSLPTLVIRSLYK comes from the coding sequence ATGCTTATTACTTGCTTAGATTATTTCGGAACGGCGGTCTTTGCTGTTTCTGGAGTGCTTGTCGCGGGACGCCGACGGATGGATCCCTTTGGAGCATTGGTTTTAGCAACTTGTACTGCAATTGGTGGCGGAACTATTCGGGATATGGTTTTAGGTCTTACGCCTGTTTTTTGGGTACATCAGGTTAGCTATCTATGGGTTATTTTAGGGGCTTCAGTGATAACGATTATTGGCTTGTGGCAATTTCCCAAGCCCAGCTGGTGGCTATTGCCGGTTGCTGATGCTATCGGTATGGCAACGTTTGTGGCAATTGGTGCGGTAAAGTCGAGACAGGTTGGTGCACCATTATCTGTGTGTGTTGTGATGGGGGTGTTGACAGCCTGCGGTGGGGGACTTTTACGCGATGTTCTGGCTAACCGGGTTCCATTAGTATTACGTCAGGAAATTTATGCTACAGCTTGTTTAGCCGGAGGGCTTTGTTGGGTCTTAGGTGTTATCCTCGGAGCGCCTTTCTGGGTGAGTACCATCTTATGTATTATTCCTGCGTTATTGATTCGTTTAATTGCTATTCGTTTTCATCTTTCTTTACCGACATTGGTCATCCGCTCGCTTTATAAATAA
- the nupC gene encoding Nucleoside permease NupC, which yields MSSILHFIIALFTILFLAFVVSYDRRNIRIRYIIQLIVVEIAIAWFLLHSQAGLTAISSIAGLFDELMKFAAQGSDFVFGNMSKHGLAFVFLNVLCPIIFISALIGILQHFRILPWIIRIIGTILSKINGMGKLESFNAVSSLMLGQSENFIAYKGILKDQSPRRMYTMAATAMSTVSMSIIGAYMSMIQPRYVVVAIILNMFSTFIIISVINPYRPDDEPEPQLSQLHANQSFFEMLGDYILAGFKVAMIVAAMLIGFIALIAALNALFTTLFGLSFQQLMGYIFYPLAWIIGIPSHDALHAGSIMATKLVSNEFVAMLELQKIAAQFSAKGLGILSVFLVSFANFASIGIVAGAIKGVSESQGNVVSRFGFRLVYGSTLVSLLSAAIVGLVL from the coding sequence ATGTCGTCGATACTACATTTCATCATTGCGCTCTTCACTATCTTATTTCTGGCATTCGTGGTGAGCTATGATCGCCGCAATATCCGCATCCGGTATATTATTCAGCTAATTGTCGTAGAAATCGCTATTGCCTGGTTTTTACTACATTCCCAGGCCGGCTTAACGGCAATAAGCTCTATTGCCGGACTATTTGATGAGTTAATGAAATTTGCAGCCCAGGGCAGTGACTTCGTATTTGGAAATATGAGTAAACATGGACTGGCTTTCGTTTTCTTAAACGTCCTGTGCCCGATTATCTTTATTTCTGCCCTCATCGGAATACTACAGCACTTTCGCATTCTTCCCTGGATTATCCGTATCATCGGAACCATCCTGTCCAAAATCAATGGCATGGGAAAATTAGAATCGTTCAATGCCGTCAGTTCATTGATGCTGGGTCAGTCAGAAAACTTTATCGCTTATAAAGGGATCCTCAAAGACCAGTCTCCAAGACGAATGTACACGATGGCAGCCACAGCTATGTCGACAGTCTCTATGTCTATCATCGGCGCCTACATGTCAATGATCCAACCACGCTATGTTGTTGTTGCAATCATCCTTAATATGTTCAGTACCTTTATTATTATCTCGGTTATCAACCCGTATCGCCCTGATGATGAACCAGAACCACAACTTAGCCAATTACACGCTAATCAAAGTTTTTTTGAAATGCTAGGTGATTACATTCTGGCTGGTTTTAAGGTTGCTATGATCGTTGCAGCCATGCTCATTGGATTTATTGCACTTATTGCAGCTTTAAATGCTCTGTTTACTACATTATTTGGTTTAAGTTTCCAGCAGTTAATGGGATATATTTTCTATCCTCTTGCCTGGATCATTGGAATACCAAGCCATGACGCACTTCATGCCGGAAGTATTATGGCCACAAAACTGGTTTCAAATGAATTTGTGGCCATGCTGGAGTTACAAAAAATCGCGGCTCAGTTCAGTGCAAAAGGGCTGGGGATTCTATCAGTATTTTTAGTTTCATTTGCAAACTTCGCCTCAATCGGCATTGTTGCCGGGGCTATCAAAGGTGTCAGCGAATCACAAGGAAATGTCGTTTCACGATTTGGCTTCAGACTTGTCTATGGTTCAACGCTTGTTAGCCTGCTCTCTGCGGCTATCGTTGGTCTGGTCTTATAA
- the phrB gene encoding Deoxyribodipyrimidine photo-lyase encodes MSVLVWLRHELRTCDNPLFLQAAQYHTPIYTCYCVTEKQWKKQHHSQARNQFVLNRLIDMRQELHTLNIPLLVFNCETYQGCIDTILSTVKKIQANVILIGEEYGLWERQRDAEIEEKLHKQGCTLKKITSQLLVAPNTLMTRQNKPYRVFTPFAKAWHKQIATLSQQYISEPYDNLESISCDEGLTDDQLRQLANGKSRWPTSEKKILNHLELFIRDKVSHYLLQRDFPAKSATSCLSPAFAHGICSVQQALTLLQKYHPEDLMPKTGASCWLNELIWREFYIHLLAQFDSISQGLAFKPQTRHIKWHDNPQHLYAWQQGKTGIPIVDAGMRQLNMTGWMHNRVRMITASFLCKNLWLDWKSGERYFMNNLVDGHLANNNGGWQWSSSTGTDSVPYFRVFNPITQSQKFDPNGDYIRQWIPELSILDSQSIHQPTESERKKIGYPLPIVDLKTSRDKAIQEFARQTTTREKTSPAI; translated from the coding sequence ATGTCAGTATTAGTCTGGCTCAGGCATGAATTAAGAACCTGCGATAATCCATTATTTCTACAGGCAGCGCAATACCACACACCGATTTATACCTGTTATTGTGTCACTGAAAAACAATGGAAAAAACAACATCACAGCCAGGCACGCAATCAGTTTGTTCTCAATCGGCTAATCGACATGCGACAGGAATTGCACACACTAAATATTCCGCTACTGGTATTCAATTGCGAAACATACCAAGGCTGTATTGACACAATTTTATCTACAGTCAAAAAAATTCAGGCAAACGTTATCCTTATCGGTGAAGAATATGGTCTATGGGAAAGGCAACGAGATGCCGAAATCGAAGAAAAACTCCACAAACAAGGATGCACATTAAAAAAAATCACTTCACAACTTTTAGTGGCGCCCAACACGCTGATGACTCGACAGAATAAGCCTTACCGGGTATTTACCCCTTTTGCCAAAGCTTGGCATAAACAAATAGCTACATTATCTCAACAATATATCAGCGAGCCATATGACAACCTTGAATCAATCAGCTGTGATGAAGGATTAACAGATGATCAACTACGTCAGTTAGCCAATGGTAAAAGTCGCTGGCCAACCAGCGAGAAAAAGATTCTAAACCACTTAGAGTTATTCATTAGAGATAAGGTTAGTCATTATCTACTTCAAAGAGACTTTCCTGCAAAGTCAGCCACCAGCTGCCTGTCACCTGCATTCGCCCATGGGATCTGCTCAGTTCAACAAGCACTCACGTTGTTACAAAAATATCATCCGGAGGATCTGATGCCAAAGACTGGTGCTTCTTGTTGGTTAAATGAATTGATCTGGAGAGAATTTTATATCCATCTGCTGGCCCAATTCGATTCCATCAGTCAGGGGCTTGCTTTTAAACCACAGACCCGACACATCAAATGGCATGATAACCCTCAGCATTTATACGCATGGCAACAGGGGAAAACTGGTATTCCAATCGTTGATGCAGGAATGAGGCAACTGAATATGACAGGATGGATGCATAACCGGGTGAGGATGATTACAGCCTCATTCTTATGCAAAAATCTGTGGTTAGATTGGAAATCAGGTGAGCGCTATTTCATGAATAACCTCGTTGACGGACATCTCGCAAATAACAATGGAGGGTGGCAATGGAGCTCATCAACCGGAACTGACTCCGTGCCCTATTTTCGTGTATTTAATCCAATCACACAAAGTCAAAAATTCGATCCAAACGGTGACTATATTCGCCAATGGATTCCTGAATTATCCATACTCGATAGTCAATCAATTCATCAACCAACAGAATCTGAACGGAAAAAAATCGGATACCCACTTCCTATCGTCGATCTCAAAACCAGTCGGGATAAAGCAATTCAGGAATTTGCCCGGCAAACAACTACCCGTGAAAAAACGTCACCCGCTATCTAA
- the davT_2 gene encoding 5-aminovalerate aminotransferase DavT, with product MATRSTIMDTNSFRAEHASLLDSQTRELTDKRSRVLGESYRLFYRKPVHLVKGRGQYLWDAAGEKYLDVYNNVASIGHCHPAVIEAVHQQMSALNTHTRYLHERILDYSESILATCPAQIDRAMYMCTGSEANDLAIRIAQAYSGGTGIIVTQEAYHGTSALTSGTSPALGSGQPLAETTRLVASPDHYRLGDENLGKWFAQKIQEQIDDMQSHGIKFAGFLADSIFSSDGVLPGYSGFMQEAIDVVHKNGGIFIADEVQPGFARTGEAFWGFARHNLVPDVITVGKPMGNGIPVSGLFAKSDVLAAFSDSIPYFNTFGGNPVAMAAAQAVLKVIKDENLQEHSLTIGRQLQDELKTLMAKHECIGDVRGAGLFIGFELVSDRDAKTPDRQLALDVIERLRDKHVLTSVAGPYGNVLKLRPPLAFQAQDIDWLVGALDESLNEFKR from the coding sequence ATGGCAACACGATCAACAATCATGGATACCAATAGCTTTAGGGCTGAACACGCATCACTACTGGATAGCCAAACAAGAGAACTCACCGATAAGCGATCAAGGGTACTGGGTGAATCATATCGACTTTTCTACCGTAAACCGGTTCACCTTGTTAAAGGCAGAGGTCAATATTTATGGGATGCTGCCGGAGAAAAATATCTGGATGTCTATAATAACGTTGCCAGTATTGGACACTGTCACCCCGCTGTCATCGAAGCCGTACATCAGCAAATGTCAGCGCTAAACACCCATACACGTTATCTGCATGAACGAATTCTCGATTATTCAGAATCCATCTTAGCCACCTGCCCGGCGCAAATTGATCGCGCCATGTACATGTGCACAGGCAGTGAAGCAAACGATTTGGCAATTCGTATTGCTCAGGCGTATTCGGGAGGTACCGGTATTATTGTCACACAAGAGGCATATCACGGAACCAGCGCCCTGACATCAGGAACCTCTCCAGCTTTAGGGAGCGGACAACCACTGGCTGAAACAACCCGGCTTGTGGCCTCTCCCGATCATTATCGCCTCGGCGATGAAAACTTAGGGAAATGGTTTGCTCAGAAAATCCAGGAACAAATCGACGATATGCAAAGCCACGGTATTAAATTCGCTGGTTTTCTCGCGGATTCTATCTTTTCATCTGATGGGGTTTTACCCGGTTATTCCGGCTTTATGCAAGAAGCTATCGATGTTGTTCATAAAAACGGAGGTATATTCATTGCAGACGAAGTACAGCCCGGATTTGCCCGGACTGGAGAGGCCTTCTGGGGATTTGCCCGTCATAATTTAGTCCCCGATGTGATTACTGTTGGTAAGCCCATGGGAAATGGCATTCCAGTCTCAGGGCTTTTTGCCAAAAGTGACGTATTAGCAGCCTTTAGTGACAGCATTCCTTATTTCAATACCTTTGGTGGAAATCCTGTTGCCATGGCAGCAGCCCAGGCTGTATTAAAAGTTATTAAAGATGAAAATCTTCAGGAACACAGTCTGACCATCGGTCGGCAATTACAAGATGAACTGAAAACACTAATGGCTAAGCACGAATGTATTGGTGACGTCCGTGGTGCAGGCCTGTTTATCGGATTTGAACTGGTCAGTGATCGCGATGCCAAAACACCAGATAGACAATTGGCTCTTGATGTTATTGAGCGGCTCAGAGACAAACATGTGCTGACATCAGTTGCCGGCCCTTATGGTAATGTCCTGAAATTACGTCCACCGCTTGCTTTTCAAGCTCAGGATATAGACTGGTTGGTTGGTGCTTTGGATGAATCATTAAACGAATTCAAACGTTAA
- the yhdG gene encoding putative amino acid permease YhdG has translation MTDKLKPTLGTLHLWGIAVGLVISGEYFGWSYGWGVAGTLGFLVTTALVATMYTCFIFSFTELTTAIPHAGGPFAYSRRAFGETGGLIAGMATLIEFVFAPPAIAMAIGAYLNVQFPELNPKYAAVGAYVIFMALNILGVKLAATFELIVTILAVIELLVFMGVVSPGFSLSHFVANGWSGHSMFGLHALSGIFAAIPFAIWFFLAIEGAAMAAEEAKDPKRTIPKAYISGILTLVALALGVMFLAGGAGDWQKLSGINDPLPQAMKMVVGTHSGWMHMLVWIGLFGLIASFHGIILGYSRQFFALARAGYLPSSLAKLSVFKTPHRAIIAGGVIGIIAIFSDGVINLQGMSLTAAMITMAVFGAIIMYLMSMLSLFKLRRSEPGLNRSFKAPGYPIVPGIALGLSVLSLAAMIWFNQLIAVIFAVMMLIGYGYFLMTKHQRDNAERDDLLLGEQFRG, from the coding sequence ATGACAGATAAACTAAAGCCCACATTGGGAACTCTCCATTTGTGGGGAATTGCCGTTGGTTTGGTGATTTCGGGAGAATATTTTGGCTGGAGTTATGGTTGGGGGGTTGCCGGTACACTCGGATTTTTGGTCACCACAGCACTTGTGGCAACGATGTATACCTGCTTTATTTTTAGTTTTACAGAATTAACAACAGCCATTCCTCATGCAGGCGGACCTTTTGCTTACAGCCGGCGGGCTTTTGGTGAAACAGGGGGATTGATTGCTGGTATGGCCACGCTGATTGAGTTTGTTTTTGCTCCACCAGCTATTGCAATGGCGATAGGGGCTTATCTAAATGTGCAATTTCCTGAGTTAAATCCGAAATATGCGGCTGTTGGTGCTTATGTCATCTTTATGGCGTTGAATATTTTGGGTGTTAAGTTAGCTGCCACATTTGAACTGATTGTCACCATTTTAGCGGTGATTGAGTTATTGGTCTTTATGGGTGTCGTTTCTCCGGGATTTAGTCTGAGCCACTTTGTGGCAAATGGTTGGTCTGGCCATAGTATGTTTGGTTTACACGCGTTATCTGGTATTTTTGCGGCGATTCCTTTTGCTATTTGGTTCTTTCTGGCAATCGAAGGGGCAGCGATGGCTGCTGAAGAAGCAAAAGATCCTAAGCGAACCATTCCTAAAGCTTATATTTCCGGGATCCTGACACTGGTTGCTTTAGCATTAGGTGTTATGTTTTTAGCTGGTGGTGCTGGGGACTGGCAGAAATTGTCAGGAATTAACGATCCTCTGCCTCAGGCAATGAAGATGGTTGTTGGTACTCATTCCGGATGGATGCACATGTTGGTCTGGATTGGTTTATTTGGTTTGATTGCCAGTTTCCACGGTATTATTCTGGGCTATTCCCGTCAGTTCTTTGCGCTTGCCAGAGCCGGTTATCTTCCTTCATCACTGGCTAAATTATCGGTATTTAAAACACCTCACCGGGCCATTATTGCAGGTGGCGTAATTGGCATTATTGCTATTTTTAGCGATGGCGTCATCAATTTACAGGGGATGAGCCTGACGGCCGCTATGATTACGATGGCTGTGTTCGGAGCCATTATTATGTATCTGATGAGCATGCTGAGTTTATTTAAATTACGTCGTAGTGAGCCGGGGCTTAATCGTAGTTTTAAAGCGCCTGGTTACCCGATTGTTCCAGGGATTGCTTTAGGGTTATCTGTGCTTAGTCTGGCTGCCATGATTTGGTTTAATCAATTGATTGCGGTTATTTTCGCAGTGATGATGTTAATTGGATATGGTTATTTCCTGATGACGAAGCACCAACGCGATAATGCTGAGCGGGATGATTTATTACTTGGAGAACAATTTCGGGGATAA
- the srkA_1 gene encoding Stress response kinase A: MSTEQYDPLTDRQITRLAHQLLTHYPEIYQGELTLLCRSENATFKIVTPKQNYAMRLHRIGYHDKIDIESELLWLDALGEAGILVPQAIPNKLGERVQSISLDDGSSRFAVLFHWVDGQMPTIEVDPKAFFELGKITAQLHQHARQWKRPDTFKRIIWNHQTMVTDQAHWGKWQEAPHLKASDHEIIKTAMDHVAHAMQDYGQSPQRYGLIHADLRLTNLLLHHGQTRVIDFDDCGMGWFIHDLAAAISFNEHLKQAPQWIDQWLNGYEQIAHLDDDDLDILPSMIIQRRIQMLAWTGTHADTEMTRSLGTNWADESVRLCHLYLEQEALPVGVS; encoded by the coding sequence ATGTCAACAGAACAGTATGATCCGCTGACGGACCGTCAAATTACCCGATTGGCTCACCAGCTTCTCACTCATTACCCGGAAATTTATCAGGGTGAGCTCACACTCTTATGTCGCTCTGAAAATGCAACATTCAAAATAGTTACCCCAAAACAGAATTATGCAATGCGCCTCCATCGCATTGGTTATCACGACAAAATTGATATTGAAAGTGAATTGTTGTGGTTGGATGCACTCGGTGAAGCAGGGATCCTGGTTCCCCAAGCCATTCCCAATAAACTGGGAGAACGGGTGCAAAGTATCTCCCTGGATGATGGAAGTTCTCGCTTTGCCGTACTGTTTCACTGGGTAGATGGACAAATGCCAACCATCGAAGTTGACCCCAAAGCATTTTTTGAACTCGGTAAAATAACTGCGCAACTTCACCAACATGCCAGACAATGGAAAAGGCCTGACACATTCAAACGAATTATATGGAATCATCAAACAATGGTGACAGACCAGGCCCACTGGGGAAAATGGCAGGAAGCTCCCCATCTAAAAGCATCCGATCACGAAATCATTAAAACAGCAATGGACCATGTAGCTCACGCAATGCAAGATTATGGTCAGTCTCCACAGCGCTATGGTCTAATCCATGCCGATCTGCGTTTAACGAATTTATTACTTCATCACGGCCAGACCCGGGTCATAGACTTCGATGATTGCGGTATGGGCTGGTTCATACATGACTTAGCAGCAGCTATTAGTTTTAATGAGCATCTAAAACAAGCACCACAGTGGATTGATCAATGGCTAAACGGTTATGAACAGATTGCCCATTTAGATGATGACGATCTTGATATTTTACCGTCAATGATTATTCAACGCCGCATCCAAATGCTGGCATGGACCGGAACTCACGCCGATACGGAAATGACCCGAAGTCTTGGCACGAACTGGGCTGATGAATCAGTTCGTTTATGCCATCTTTATCTTGAACAGGAAGCACTTCCTGTGGGAGTTTCATAA
- the rhaR_1 gene encoding HTH-type transcriptional activator RhaR: MVRECVDLVKRCKISTPNSLIYNCSHVGSKIAINHLEDTDLFKGLVMAIQSNITRPLIAKTLSDNFATNRGVLAAAATGLESFIEHTGGDVDRILGTSGIDPEILNSPTLSLRLVNYCKVLEEAARQSDFDNFGLYYGRQFKPQSLGLIGYIGLCSVNLGEALKNVVYAFHWHQHDTFVQLVEQNDCWRLDYQVRHGAILCRRQDAELTLGMLMNLIRQVCGKNWSPREVHFEHPRPEQWHDHCKIFDAPVYFDQPFNSLFILKADLYRTMPNNDPILLSVMIDAIRRLNATSPSQNLIDQTRAQIQMTLMKGEPDLESIANKLGLSRWSLQRRLRQEGMTFSSLVDQIRCDMATHYLKQQQLPISEMGMLLGYSETSAFSRAFRRWFGISPRQFRQHQNSPDISTQ, from the coding sequence ATGGTTCGCGAATGCGTAGATTTGGTGAAACGTTGTAAGATAAGCACGCCTAACTCATTGATTTATAATTGCTCGCATGTTGGATCGAAAATTGCTATTAACCATTTAGAAGATACGGATTTATTCAAAGGTTTGGTTATGGCAATTCAATCCAATATCACACGCCCCCTGATTGCAAAAACGCTTTCTGATAATTTTGCAACCAATCGGGGTGTATTGGCTGCCGCTGCAACCGGACTGGAGAGCTTTATCGAACATACCGGTGGAGACGTTGATCGCATCTTAGGAACCAGTGGTATTGATCCTGAAATACTCAATAGCCCGACACTCAGTCTGCGACTGGTTAATTATTGTAAAGTCCTCGAAGAAGCGGCCAGACAGAGCGATTTTGATAACTTTGGCCTCTACTACGGCAGACAATTTAAGCCCCAGTCACTGGGGCTTATCGGATACATTGGTCTATGTTCAGTCAATCTTGGCGAAGCCCTCAAAAATGTCGTCTACGCATTTCACTGGCATCAACATGATACATTTGTTCAATTAGTCGAACAAAACGATTGTTGGCGATTAGACTACCAGGTACGACATGGAGCTATTCTTTGCCGTCGCCAGGATGCTGAATTAACCCTTGGCATGCTCATGAATCTCATCCGGCAGGTATGTGGAAAAAACTGGTCCCCCCGCGAAGTTCACTTTGAACACCCTCGCCCTGAACAGTGGCATGATCATTGTAAAATATTTGATGCCCCAGTTTATTTTGATCAGCCATTTAATTCGTTATTTATTCTGAAAGCCGACCTTTACAGGACAATGCCGAATAACGACCCAATATTACTCAGCGTCATGATTGATGCCATCAGACGACTGAATGCAACATCACCCTCTCAAAACCTCATCGATCAAACACGTGCGCAGATCCAAATGACATTAATGAAAGGTGAACCGGATCTTGAAAGTATCGCCAATAAACTCGGATTATCCCGATGGTCGCTGCAGCGACGTTTAAGGCAAGAGGGGATGACATTCAGCTCACTTGTTGATCAAATCCGCTGCGATATGGCCACCCATTATCTCAAACAGCAACAACTCCCGATTTCGGAAATGGGCATGTTGCTGGGATATTCAGAAACAAGTGCTTTTTCAAGAGCTTTTCGCCGCTGGTTTGGCATCAGCCCAAGACAATTTCGCCAGCATCAAAATAGTCCAGACATTTCGACTCAATAA
- the leuE_1 gene encoding Leucine efflux protein has product MEFGHWLVLAAICLLGAMSPGPSLAMVVHHTMSSGRKGGLVAAWTHTTGIAFYASLTVLGLAAVLIRVPVVFKTVSLLGAIYLIWLGGRALFAHQQNILITRQSIASSSVYAAARDGFAISLLNPKILLFFTALFSPFIGLEQMTNRPLLVITPFLIDGCWYSLVVFLLSQAGVLKWLRSHGRWLDRMTGIILLGLGCAVMISSFSSFR; this is encoded by the coding sequence ATGGAATTTGGTCATTGGCTCGTGTTAGCGGCTATTTGTCTGCTAGGTGCGATGTCTCCAGGGCCTAGTCTGGCTATGGTTGTCCATCATACGATGAGTAGTGGTCGCAAAGGCGGTTTAGTTGCTGCTTGGACGCATACGACCGGGATCGCTTTTTATGCGAGCCTGACGGTGTTGGGGTTGGCTGCCGTACTGATTCGGGTTCCAGTTGTATTTAAGACGGTTTCGTTACTTGGGGCTATTTATCTTATTTGGCTGGGAGGACGGGCTTTGTTTGCCCACCAACAAAATATTTTAATTACGCGACAGTCGATTGCATCCTCATCCGTGTATGCTGCTGCACGGGATGGTTTTGCTATCTCTTTATTAAATCCTAAAATATTGCTGTTTTTTACAGCGCTATTTAGCCCTTTTATTGGTCTAGAGCAGATGACTAACCGACCTCTTTTAGTGATAACTCCGTTTTTAATTGATGGGTGTTGGTATTCATTGGTTGTTTTTCTCCTGAGTCAGGCTGGTGTTTTAAAATGGTTACGAAGTCATGGCCGGTGGTTAGATCGAATGACCGGAATTATTCTTTTGGGACTTGGCTGTGCAGTCATGATTTCTTCTTTTTCATCCTTTAGATAG